Within Sorangiineae bacterium MSr11367, the genomic segment GCCTCCTGCGCCATCTTGAGATCGTCGAGCGACCCGGCAATCACGGTCTGCCTGGGCGAGTTGGCGTTCGCGATGTCGACCCAACTCAGATGGTTGGCTTCGAGGCACTGGGCGACCGCCTCCGGCGAAGGCCCGACGATAGCCGCCATCGCGCCCTTGGGCGCGCGACTCATCATCTCACCCCGCGTCTTCACCAGCTCCAGACCCTGCTCGAAGCTGAATGCCCCCGCAGCTTGCAGAGCGTTGTATTCGCCCAAACTGTGGCCAGCCACGAAATCCGGAGCCTTCCCGGTCTCCTTTAGCTTTTGCTGATACGTCAGCGCGTTGACCACATAAAGCGCTGGCTGCGTGTATTCCGTCCGCCCCAACTGCTTGTCGGCATCCTCGAGGCACAGCGTCTTGATCGAGTAGCCGAGAATGTCACTCGCCTGCTCGGTCCAGTCCGGGTACGCATCGAACAACGCACCGCCCATGCCCTTGGCCTGGGAACCTTGACCTGGAAAGAGATAACACGTCATGTCGCTTTGCCCTTCCTGCAGCGGACGTTCGACGGGTGCCGGCGCGCGACGGCGGCGCTCGACCCTGCCGGTGCCGTCACTCTCAGGGAAACCTCCCCGTCGTCACGTATCGCGCGATACTCTCCAGGTTGTTCGCGTCGGAGAACACGGCCTTGTTGGCCGCGACCGCGTGCGGCTTGAGCGCGGTCAACGTGTCGTTCAAGCCGTTTATGTACGTCTTGTAACGAGCGATGGATGGTTTGGACAGGCGCCGGAGGCGCAGCAAGTGCTTCCTGAGGAGAGCTTCACTGTTCGATTCGAAGGCATCGACCAGCCCCCAAGCGTGCGCCTTTTCGGCGAAGATCGGTTGCGTCGTCAGGGTCATGTGGTATCGAGCGCCTGCGCACATTCTTCGACGAGCCGATCGTCGATCGTGTTGTCGGCCGCGGGGCGATAGATCTGCATATAGCAAATATCGTCCTCGAATCGAACGCGTAGTGTTTCATAGGTCGCCGCTCGGCTCAGGAAAGCCATTGATACTCCCCGTGGTACTCCTTGATGTACTCCTGCATCGACAACTCATAGGGTCGCTGCATTCCGTCATCGATCCCAAACCGTCGCAGGCACTCCTGACCTTCCTTGTTCACGACACCGCTGAAAAACTCCGCAGCAGCCGGATCCATATGACTTCCCGAAATCGAAAAGCCGATTCCGTGCAAGCGATGATCATTTCGATCCTGCCGCAGTCCTCGTCGCTGAGCGCGTCGACGATCGGCTTGGCTGCGTTCATCCCGAACGTGACGGGGTCTTCGTAGGGCAAGGTGACGGTCTTCTTCAGCATGAGCAGATTTCGAAACCTAGCTCGTGTCCAGATGGCGGTATTCGGCCAGCTTCTGCACATCCAGGCACGCGGTCCCAGCGAAAATGTTCATCGCCTCGATTCCGACAACGGTCATGCGCTCGTCTCCTGAACGAACCGGCATTTCACCGGCATTTCACCGGATGGGGGTGGGCCGGTTCGACGCGCCGGACCTCCGGGCGAGCGTCTAGCACGATCGCTCGAAGGGGACCCCATCGTTGGGAACATAGGGGCAGTACGGCACGGCGCAACCCAGTTGTGCGAGTTGGAGGTCAAAGCTCGGCGTCCCTCGCGTGGGTCGGTGAGACGAGCCGCATCGTGCCACTGGCGCCATCGGAGCGGCGTGGCGCGGATCGGTACCTTGCTCCCGCGGGCCCCGAGGCTTATGGATTCGCAGGAGTTCCGTTCGCGGGAGTGGATATGCCGAGATCGGAAACATGAACGTAAGCTCCATTCTAGAAAACAACGTCACGGCCGGACGCGCCGATAGAGTCGCATTGCTTCATGGGAAAGCAGCATGGACTTATGGCGCCTCGATTGGCGCGACGAACCGAATGGGAAATGCATCGAGGCAGCTCGATGTCCGCGTCGACGACCGCGTTCTGCTGCTATTGCCCGACAGCGCGGCGGTTGCGATCTGCTTCTAATGAGGACGATATCTGTCTGTCCAGCTCCAAGCTGTTTGACGCCTACGGACTAGGTAACAGCATCGGATATCCCTTCAGCGCAGGGGCGACCACCGTGTTGAACGCCGATCTGGAGCCTTGAATGCAAAATCCCAGCCCCCTCCGATCCCGCATCATCACACTCAACGAAATGAGGGCCCTGCGCAGCGCGGAGGGCATCCTCGGGGCGATCATCTATCAGAAGGCCGAGGCTGAGCCCTGGCCGCTCCCCGTGGAAGTGCCGCGGATCTACGCGCAGATGGTGAGGCCACAGGACGAGAGCGTCGCCGAAATATGGTACAGTTCGAACCCCGTGC encodes:
- a CDS encoding enoyl-CoA hydratase-related protein → MTLTTQPIFAEKAHAWGLVDAFESNSEALLRKHLLRLRRLSKPSIARYKTYINGLNDTLTALKPHAVAANKAVFSDANNLESIARYVTTGRFP